The genomic DNA GCAGTGGAAAAAAGGGTCAGTCTTTCCTTCACCCACAGCTTCAAAAGTAGCAAACATGGGTGCAAGAAGGCCATAAGCTAAACCACCAATGGCACTCCCAATAATTCCCATCAACGGCCACAAAATCAAGATGACAAACATGCATGGGCAAAGAACAAACTTCAAAACCGGCCCTAACATTTTACATCTGTCCTTAATGATCAAGTTAAAACATGTCAATGATTAATCAATCAATCTCGAAGATAGTTAACAAGATGAAGAacatagaaagaaagaaaggataCATACCTTAATACTGAATAGTATGTCAATAAGAAATGCACAGGCCAGAGACCCACCACGATTGATGAGTTCCCAATTGTCATAATAACAAATGTAAACGGACACACCACCACCCCTAAAACAAAACACCATGTTTCTTCATAATCAATTTTTGAATTTGACATATGCTTTGATGATATTACACTTAAAACATGAAACCTACTGCCAAAAAAGCtaggtttaattattaaatgggatggattgttttttcttattaaaatagGCAAAACAATAAAGGAGAAAAGGGGGGAAACGAAAGAAGATATATACCTTTAATGAGGCCTAGAATGAGAAGGCCGATGAAGTAAGGCAAGAAACATATGAAGTTCCATAAAGAAGAGAAAAACCCATTTGGCGGCTCCATTGCTAGCTTTAACTCTAGTAGAAAAAAACCCAATCTTACACACTGGATCTCTGAATCAACTAAAACCCATTCACCAAAAGTTCATATCCAGTCGGAAACTGCCAGATCCAAAGGTGGAAAGGGAGCAGGGTCACGCAGACCCACTTCAAAAGCTTGAGGAAAATGTGTTGCTTTGGGATTTAGACAAGTCTCACATGAAGAATGTAACAGAGAGAAAGATAACAGGGATGAGAGGTTACCTTGAATGTACTCCAGAGAAAAGAAGTGGTTTTCAGAAATAGAAATGGTGGTTATGCTTCTTTATGAATCGAGAATATTTGGATTTTGGAATATAATAATCAGAAAAAAGTAATACTCAACTGCTCTCATAGCCTTAAGATACTCAAatcaaattctctctctctctctatatatatatattatatatatatatagtctacGTGTAGTCTGCTCCTTTCAAAAAAAGATGTCTAAGAAGATAATGGAGCCGGGtgtttttcttataataaaaaaaaaaaaaaaaaaaaaaaaaagtgttgttaaagataaaaacaaaataaatacaagaaaTTATGATAATTATCTTTTCAATTATGAACTAATAATTATCACTATATAATTCAGCATTATCTGTAATTAATATTTctgaacaaaaataatattatataataatatggagccaacatttattttcaaattttcttacctccaatcaaaataattaataaatttgtcttttaaCTAAAGTTAGTTTACAAATGTATTTTGTTTAACTTCTCTTagttacttttttattttaggaaGCTATTTCAATTTAAAGGGTTTTGTAAGGGGAATTGAATTTGTAATATTTCCTCAATTAGATAGATCTTCTTACAATTTGAGAGAATATTTACTAATGTAAATTAACTATGATTGTGtatcatataattttagttaataatttgacTAATAATTGGATATGAAATCATAAGAAAGAAGCACAACTTTTGATAGGAATACtaaaaaaagagaatatataaagagagtattttataaaagtagGACAACCACTATCTTAATTAATCTCAATCTGTATTTTGATGTTATCATTGACACCGTGTATAATATGTGTGGTATGAGCAATTGATGTCTATTTATATAGTGGTAAAGAGAGATtttaaaaagggagaaaataAAGTAATGGATTAAAAGATTGAATTATGAAGTGTTTAAAAGTAAAGTAGGAATAGGACTggattttattctttttttttttaaaaaaatgttcaatttattaaaacataCGTTTAGTGTCAACTTAGttgatttattcatttgaaTGTGTTACGAATGTGTTACGATACGAATAGATAAAGTTATTGCAAATGAATATATTGTAAATAACCGGCCTATTGTGTAAGGGGAATGAAtgttctatttatttaatatgtgaagaagaaaaggcaaattttcataaaatgaattaaaatttaatgaaaaaacaattGCTTATTAGGCTAAAAGAATAAaggtgttattatatatattacttgaATGGAACATTACCTAACCGGCAAAAATAAGCAATACTAGGAGAAGTGTTGACAACTCAATTTATATATGTTCTACTCTATCTAGATAGACTTGATCAATAAGAAAGTTATATTTACTTTGGaaacaaataatttagatatccaattttgatcaaataataattttacattgCCAGATATTAAAATAGGAGAAAGACAGATAAAAAGTATTATTGCATTCAGAATTATCTAGCACACTATTATTATggtttttaatttcattatgaAAAATTTGTGGAGACAATTGAAGAGTTCacctttatttattaatattagtgtttgttaatttcctaattttttataatgatatacATAGTTTTGTTGTGTTTAAACaactattaaattttataatttattaaaaaaacatttaaaataataaaactgaaaatattaaattttattttgctgttactaaaataaaacttaatgaAATCTAACTTAAAATCTAAGTTAAttgaagagaaataaaataacattttgagGGTTTTGTCCAatctaataaaatcatatataacatAAAGATCAcgcttaaataataaataagaagacAAGTCAATTATAAAAAGTAATGGGCatgaattaaaaatcaaaatcaaagatCACAAAACACATGGGCATGATTATTGAAAAGagtaatcaaattaaatatcaagatgacttagggcttgtttgatctttggttattggaataaaatcatgtttttatctCAAAACACAACTCTTTTATCAACTatctaatcaattattttattaatttaaatattaaaattattttttttcttcttttaatataaattaattattaaatacaaatatagaGGAGggataatttgataaaaaaaaataataaaaattaaaaaacaaggatttaaaaaaaaacccacTAACCACCTCCTCAAACGAGACCTTAAACAACCATTTCAATACCATCATCAAAATCTTACTATAGAAGCATGGCATTCACATAGTAGATTTCTTACTTATTTGAAGATATTGGAAGATACTAAAagttttaatacaattttaaacaataaaactAAGCATGTcatattaaattacatttttataaagaCTCACCACAATTTCACATTTTTTCTTTACAAGACGAGCCTTATACATTTTCATCTCAATCTAGGAGATGGAATCTAaggattttattttgatattttattatagtcaAAATTGTAGTTTAAAATGTTTAGGTTGGAATTTTGCCTTTAATTTTGGTAAGCCTATTTATAGGCGCCTAATTTTTGTTCCGGCGAATAAATAATCATTGAGTCCTCCCCTTTCCGGACACCTCATTAGTTAGGGTTAATTCGAGTAATAAGATCGTGCCAAAttcagattttaaaaaaatccccaaattcatttgtaataataatataaaaccaacttattttttttagttaatatttacattattattatttctaaatgTTAAATCTGCTACTGATGATCAAAATTCAACCAATGTATATAATTCCAGCTCTgagacttttttttaaaaaatcaaacaaattaattaaagaatttccCACCATCCGCTACTCAATTATCCTCAGTAGACTGCCAAAGTCATTTATGCACAAGTAACAAATTTCACCCTAAACCCTACACTCTAGTATCCAAATAATAAACACAACACAAGCATCACACACGCGGAAGAGTCATGTCGAATGGTCGGATTCACGACAGATGTAAAAGTAAATACACAGCCCCAGACCAGCAATGCTCTCAACTTTCACCAACAAACTTCCATATTTATCACAAATTATGACAATGTTACTCAGTAAAGTTTGATTCTGGTTTGGATTGGAGACCTACAAATTGGGCAAAGTTGTAGATCTAGTCCACATTCACAGCAAGTCTGCATGGAAAGTCCAAATGATCGATAAACGGGGACATATATCAAATAACTGCATATATTACAGCAAGCAGTAACAGGGTTATAAGACATCATCATTACCTGATGTCCGCAGCCAAATGCCATATCTTTCGGATTAGTTAGGCAAATGGGACAAATCTGTGAAAGACCCAACTCATGATGCTTCAAATATTTGATCCACCTagcaactatatatatataaagtagaATTACCTGATTGTCATAAGTAGAATCCCTGGCAGAAGAATCGACATTATTATTGCTATAGTCACTATATGAAggaactttctgttgaaagcTGGCTGAATAGGAAGGTTGTGAGCTGTTAAAAGAGGCTGCTCTTATGACAGGAGGCGGCAGAGGAACTCTTTCTGGGACATTCCCTCTTCGGCCACTgtacaagaaaataaataaggCAACTTAAAGTCAGTTGAAGAACAAAATCTATCTCCAATCATCAAACACTTtataattcaaatcatcaactaaaatactaaaatatattttcattttgatattttagtcagtaaacccaaataatccacttttccATCTAATTAAGTTTCTTTTACCCCAAAAAAcggattattattttttttttttaaagaagaagaagaaacctacGTCAAACAAGTTCTAGAacttaaaagtaattattaccCCAATATGCCGAGCTCTATGGTTGCTTTATACTGGGAAGGAGTTTCCATCAGAGCTGAAAGAGCAAATTCTGTCTCTTTCCTGGACTGGTTCACATTCTTTAGCATAATTTCAGTGAAATTAACAAACTGAAAGATACGGAGATAAATTTGGATCTTTTTAGACGTTTGACAAATTATACAGCCCAATTTTTGAAGTTATGAACATCATTAACAAAATTATCAGTTACTACTTGAAAATTGTCAAAGGCCCTGGCAGGAATATTGTCATCAAATTCTTTCATCATGTCCCACGGTCCATCTCCAACCCCAACTAATACAATAGAGAGAGGGACCTTGCTGAGgcagaaaataatattttgttaaaaaatatatcataagaCCTAAATACAAATAACCAGCTTGACCAATCACCTTGCTTCTACAATTGCTTCAACCGTTCTCTTTTCTTGAGGACTCAGCTGACCTATTTCCGTATCAACACTTCTTGTTACCTGCAGTagcataattaatttctttttctttgagACCAGTTCAAGATTCTTATCACTTGATCTACCCTAGGTGGGTTCATAATCACAATACCTAATATGTAAGTTATAAATCTTAACTGAGTGAACAAAACTGGAGCCTCAGTCGCAATTGGAGTACTCCAGTTAATCAAATCACGAGTTTGACTTTGTTTAAAGCGCTGTAACTTTCTTTTTTCTTGTGCGATAGTTTGTCATTGAACTCTTTTGTGTTGTGTTTCTATTCCGTTTAAATCAAGGCAAATGTTTGTTTTGCCTTGATCAAGACTCATGTTCTTCCCTTTTcgggttttttttaatgaaatgacgataAGTCattttccccccaaaaaaatcTTAACTGAGATGGTCAAAGCTTAATTTAATACCCCTATTCTGTATCAAAAAAGATTGCACAGGATTAAGCAAGGACACTTTACCTGACCATCAGCAATGATTAATAGAACATGATACTGCCCACCGCTATGTTCAACAATAGTCATGGCCATTTCTATGACTGGAGCAAATGATGTGGGACCTGCAGTTGGTGATATAAAATGGTTTATTACATTCAATCTTCCACAAATACATTCAGagtataactaaaaaaaaactagaagaGGTTGTTGTCGTAAATAAAACCTGCTAGACGTAGATAAGGAACAATTTCCCTATACCGAGTCAACACATCTTCGAATCCGTGACAAAATCTCTTATCAGGATGGAAGCTGAAAACGTCTTGATCATGCGTTGTCACTGCCAAAGGAAACAAGATAACATCAATTTTGgagaattatataaaatatcatgttaATAAAAAGTACCATCTCCAGATCAAAAGAGTACCATCTCCAAATCCGAAACAAGGGATCATATTGTCCTCGTCAAAAGCAGCTAGAGTTCTCCCAATAATTGATATAGCTTGTTCATAGGGATTTAAACCATCTCCAATATGATGTAAACTTTTTCGATTGAATGAACGTGCACCTATACAAAATACACTTAATAATGCCATTCCTCTGCACATCATAGAGATTTTAACAAATCAAAGACAGTGAACCTGTCCACTCATTGCTCTTAGTAAAGTCAATTCCAACAATGAGATTAGAAGACTCAAGTCCAGCACGGGCAAGAGCTTGTGTCACCTGAAACCATTGTGAAGATTTTCATGTCAAACTAGATATCTTAGAACTCCACACCCTTAAAGGGAAACATCATGAATCAAATAAGGAGGAAAAGGGAGATTATGCAAGGAGGGAAGAATCACATAACATAGGATTAGACTAAATATTCCTTTGGAACAAAAGCAGAAAAATAAGGGTTTCTCGAGTGAGTATTATGAAACTTCAAATTCAGGCATTGGAGTTCAAGCATCTGTCAGAAGGCCCTGATTCACACTCAGTTCACATATCCAGCTACACAATTACAGTATCAGCATGACACATAATTTCTTTTTGGTGGATAGCAACATAAACTCAGAATAGACAAGCAATTTGCTCTAGTCACTTTGTCAAGCTAAAAGAGAAAGGGCATAAGTGTCATTTAAGAGAAATGGATGGAAAAAAAAGTGTGCTCTAATGAAAAGGAAAAAAGTGAAGTGCATGTGATATTTTCCCTTCCCTTCTTTTGTTTGATTCCatacaaaattgaaaaatatgagGCTATAAATAACtctaatgaatttatttatttctactATCATACACTCTCTTCCAAGAAAGAATATCCTAATATGTTCCACTTGGAAATACAAAAATTATGGATCCAGATAGACAGAAAAGTGTTTCGATCACATTGTGTTTTGGCAAGTGTTTCAGAATTAGTCGGGCCCAAatgcaaaattttaaaagataaataaatatatgaacgCGGAAGATTGCAAATACTTCACACCAAAAGTAAGGTCTTGTTAGTTTTCGAAATTAATTGTTGGATAAGTGGATTGTAGactattttttgaataaaatattggataaaataaaattattcaataagtAGTGTTATTGAACTACTAACTTACAAAACTGTATAAATCAAATTTggttaaataatgtttttgataaaaatgagTTTGGAGAGAAGTTAAGTTTGGTGATAATACACCTCTGTTACTTCCTGTGTGGGATTGATTAGTCCAAACCAATGCCCATAGCACATGTTTATGCATCTATCTCTGTCTTAATTTAGACAGTTAAAACttgttacaaatattattttcaaatgagATCGTATACTAAAATATTAGCCAATTGAAAATGTGTCATATATTTGTAGATTTAAGTATAAAGACTCAATTAGCTCAATGTTAGAGGATAAGAACTCTGTCCCTAAGATCATAGGTTTGAACCCTTATATTCTCTAACTAAAGAAAGAGATCTCACCACCCTGCTCTACTCTCTTACTTTTCTTCTTCTCAACTACTCAATCCAAGCATAACTTATCAACAAATTTCATGTAATCATCCATATGTACTCAATGATCAGAGTGGTGACATACAATTCTAAAGCATAAGCAATTAAAGCAACAAACATTTTGTCTGATCAGGTGTCTTCAAATACCTTATCATCAATCCAACAAggtaagaaaaaaaacaaagaaaaataaaagattgtaaAGGATTTACCTCCTCTAGTGAGCTATAGTTGTCAGCTATTCTGGAATACCTCCTATCAAGATTTCTCTGGGTTCGCTGGGGTGGAGGATAATACTGGTTTTGTGGATAAGCTGTCTGTGGGATGTCTTCTTGTGTGTTGGATGACTGTGGATATTCGTACTGATTTAACGAAGATGAAGTCGGCCAAGATGGTGGAGAAGAGGGTCTCCAGGTACCCTCCGTTGAATTCTTTTGCCCCATAACCAGAATTTGCTTACTCTATGCAGCAATCGCGGTTCAAAGAAACCCTGGCTTCAATTATAGAAACAAAATGAACAAAGAATCGACCAATCAACCGTTCCAAagataaaacctaaataaatacTCAACCCTGGTGATCAACCTGTTTATCAACAAACCTTATCAAAGCGGAAAAAGTAAGGAAGGATGTAGAGaagttgttttaaaatttgCAACCAAGATGAATACTATTTCATTACAGCAACAGCAACAGAACATGTGTGTCAAAAAGAAGCGGCGAGAGAAGACTTTTATTACTTAACGCTGGCAATCTGAATGAATACGTCAAAATTTGCCAACTTCCAgaaacttaattataatatcCTTATCCCTGTTGTATATATCTTCAGCGGTTGTTGTCACAACAAAGCACGTCAAAGCACGTCATATCATACACGCATGCGTATTGTTGGTTTAGATATATTCAggaaaacttataaatatatagacgAGAAACCGTTGGCAAGGTCGGAATGTGACAGGACAAAATATGGCGATCTATTATTCAattcaatcaatcaattaattaatttacatgaAGGAAGTGAATGGATGTTAAGAAATGCGAAGGTTTGTGGTTCTCACCCGattgaattcaaaataatcatggAAGTAGATACACCAGGTAAGCTGGAAGGAGGAGAATCTGGATTCCTCCGAAGGGGAGACGAACAGGACTGGCAACGGAGATGCACCTGCGATACATAAGACGGATGGAGTTATGCAGCAGCATGTtcaacaatctctcataatCAGTTTTCCATAACTTGCAGATATCTGTGATGAATGGATGATCGGTGggattttgattttgaacaGGAGAATGCGCCATGGCAATAGTGGGAAGCCGGAGGATCTACGAAACCTGGTTCACTTTTGGTTCAACTATCTATGATTCTATATTCggtttgacaaaaaaaaaaaaaaaaaaatacctaaatttgttttcattttccaaaaaaaaaattacttattgaGATTTTATTTCCAATAATATTGCACGAAAATAATtagtgtatttttattttagtaatatgTTTAAGGACAAACCTGTAATTTCCATCCTGCTTCCTGGTGACgcttcccaaaaaaaaaaaatgaaaaaaatagatcCCGCTCTTTccttaccaaaaaaaaaaaaaaaagagagatcCCGCTCTTCTTCCTCTTTCTTCTCTATCCAGATTCAAAATTCATCTTCTTCGAATTCCTACCTTCGATTTGTAAGTAAGCTCATGCTGTGATTCTCATCTCCGCACGTTCCTTATGTTAGTGATGGCTTCATCGCGAAAGTTACCATGGGAGGAGAACGAATGGGAGTATATCAACGACGATGGTTTCGTCTACAAGCGCCAAAAACGTTTTCCAGATCCAACCACCTCCACCATCGCTCCCACACTTCCAGATCCCGCCGCGGAAGAGAAGAACAGGAAGGAGACGAAGAGAAGGGCTTTAATCAATTTACGAGAAAAATACAGGAAAGAAATTTCCCACTGGGACATTTTATCGAACACTTTGAAGGCAATGCAAGAAAAATTCCTAAACCAGTCACAACTGTCTTCTCACTTGACCGATAGTTCGCTACCCGTCTTGACGCCCAGACATGCTAATAATCATGAACGAAAACTCGATGAACTGCTGATTCAAGTAAAGAAATCACCATCTTCTCTCCTTCATATTATTGTTTGAATCGTGTTTTAGGGTTCTTATCTTTGAAATTGTGTTTCAGACGGAGTCTGAAGAAGCTTTAATGGAAGATATATCGAACCTTTGTGATGTAGCGGAAGCCATTTGTAGGTCGGAAGAAGAGCGCAATATGCAGTCTTTAGTGAATCTTCCAATCTGGGTATCTCCTCAAGAACTTATGAAGTCATTATGTGAAGAGTGAAAGTAATATTTCTCTATGGTAGTAGCATAAATGTCTAGGTTTTAGTAATAGGTAACACAATCTGTAACTTCATTGCATCATTGTATAAACTGTTATTCATATTGGTGAGAGAATTTTTAGTATTTGGTAGATAAACAAATGAAAATTGTTTGATTATAGCAATTCAAGAAATAGGGTAATGCAGGAAAGTTACATACAATGATGTCAAGATTGATCAAGTAAGTTTTGAAGATACAAGTTCAAGATATATCTGCCAGTTGACAAAACATCGAGTCTCTTTTCACTAGGTTCATACTTTCCTCTTCTAAGCTGATACCGATGTGTCACTGCTGATATTGTGTATGTCTGACCTTCAATCGTCACACTCTCACCACACTGCAAGTTCTGCAACCATAACACACACTCAACTTCACGAAAACTCGACAAAGAACAGACAATCTAAGCCAAATAGAGGTTAACAAATCTTGTTAAAACTGCTGGTTGCTTACAGGAGGAAAGCAACGAATGCCGAGATTCTTGGGCGGAGGAGTAACTTCGATGACCTTATAGGGATAGTTCTGACCCTTGTCTTTGTCTTTCTTTTTGCACAATATCTGAatagacagacagacagacaacCGCTGCATATGATCAGTATCCTGTTGAAGGACAAAACTAAAGGAGTAGAACTAAACCCACCTTGTGAAATGAATGGTTATTCAATGCCATCGCCATTCTCGGGCTGTGGAGGCGAGCGAAGAACACCTTTTGTACTAGTAATTAAACCCTGAATACCGAATTTCTCATCGTTTATGCCGGAGATGGTCTTGATTCCTGATTCCTGCAACTTGAATATCAATTTTACTACCTTTGTCGCCTTATCCCTTCCTTCTCCTTCAATAGAAACTTGACCGCATATTATTACCCATCCGTGTATGGAGTGGAGTGGACACATGGATGGACCCGTCTCAACAACTATCCACATTCACGGATGCCAACATTTTACTGAAagaatttactttttttaacccacaatttttttcttgaaaaacaGTCATGTACAATAATATCTACAAAAATTCGATTCATATTCAGAATTTGATTCAAAATGTTTTCCTGTTCCCAgtgctaaaaaaatatatacatttggGTTCGCTATAAGGAAGAAATGTTGCCAAAACGCTAagacaacaacaaaaacaaaattaaagggtgaaatacCAGTAATGTTTCAAATAAAACTTCAAATACccttataatataaaagaagatgCAGGACTATTTCCACCTCCTTGAGACACAAACGACATCGACTAACTAAATATTATTGTGGATGGCACTCCACCCGAAAAAAGAAATCTTAGTGAGAACTGTAAACTCTCATAATTTATCTCAAGACAACTCAATTGAAACAACTCTATCAAAAAAGAGAATAACAGTGTTCCATATGAAACTTATCTGCATCATGGTTCAATAAAGAcactttatttgaatttttttcctCAAATGATAACCTCATTCTATATCATGAGTAAAATCTTGAGAGTAATAGTCGTACATGTTCTTGACTGTGACATCTCTACAAATAGCAATAGAGGTAAGCACATGAAATACAACTACAAAACACTTACCCCACACCATTCATCCTCCCAAAAACGGATTAATAAACCATCGTTCACGGTAAACGAAGAATGTTTACAATAACTTTTCCACATTATTAATACATGACTACATATGATATATCCCGGGAGGATTGAATACTTTTGTGAACCAACCAAACCAACTCTATTTGTTTTTAATCCTATTAACCCAGACATTTTCCTGTTCCGAAACAAAACTTTGAAAATAAGTCATGTTCAATGTCCAATGATATAAACATAATGATCACCTACTAGCCACAAAAAATGGATTCATATTCAGAATTGGATTCAAAATGTGTTTACCTGTTCCCAGtgctaaaaaaaatacatttgggTCCGCTACAAAGAAGAACAAAAAGAAATGTTACAAAAACGCGATGAGCAACAAAAAGACCAATtttctgaaaaaataataggtAACTAGAGAAGTCTAAGATGTGCAGTATCGTTCAATCTCTTAATCTGCCATCCCGTTTTCCACGAATGTTGCAGTAAAGTCACAGAAGAATCCTCAATACATATCCTATTCGACATAACAGGGCTGCATCCAAGTATACCAGTCAGAAGACACTTGATCGGCATACAGTGAGTAAAAACGCCAATtatgctgctgctgctgctggtggAAGAAGCAGGGCCATGATTAGAAGAACCTTGATGATCCATTGTTGTCGATGTTGTCACTCGTGGAGACATTTCATCGTCTGCTTCTTGATCTCCTCCTCCAGTTGTAGTGGTCACAACCTGTAGCCTGCTCTTTCCCGATTTCTTCCTTGGCCCGTGCCATTGCTGTCTCTGAACCAAATCCAAATGGGGGGAATTCTGATGAGAAAAATCTCTCTTCTCATTGTGAAATGGTGGGGAGATTTCGGTAATGCCACTAATAAATTTCTCGGGTAACCCTAGAATGGTCTTATATAGGAATTGCGACATTCGAAACTCCACCTGCCGCAGTGATTCACCTGATGGAGCTGAGATATCCGGCTGAAATCTCTCCATTAAGCTCGAAAGTTCAGGTGTGTAAATTTCAGACCGGCGGCAGCCCTCCCAATGACCATGACTCATATCTACAAGTGCCTCACATGTCTGTATCTGCTCCTCCACAAAATTCATCTCCTGTTTAAGATTTACATGAATCCCTAACCCTAATTAGGTTCAACTAACAGCAACAGTAATGTAGAAAACGAAAACAAAAGGAGATGATACCTGACAGATCGAAACAGCAGTTTCTCTAGCCCGTTCCAATGGTGATGTATACACCGTATTGAATCGAATCCCCTGCGATCTAAAAAACACAGCTAAAGCTCTTGCTTGTCGCTTTCCATTTGGAGTAAGAGCAGCTTCTGGACATTGACCTGCAATCAAATCAGGCCTCGAATTCATGTGCCAATCACCGTGGCTGATGAAATATAGCTCCGTGACTGTGCGATCATCGTGAATGGCGTCGAATGAGAAGGTTCTGTTGAATTGAGGCGGAGGAGGTAACGATGG from Impatiens glandulifera chromosome 9, dImpGla2.1, whole genome shotgun sequence includes the following:
- the LOC124915037 gene encoding uncharacterized protein LOC124915037, yielding MLVMASSRKLPWEENEWEYINDDGFVYKRQKRFPDPTTSTIAPTLPDPAAEEKNRKETKRRALINLREKYRKEISHWDILSNTLKAMQEKFLNQSQLSSHLTDSSLPVLTPRHANNHERKLDELLIQTESEEALMEDISNLCDVAEAICRSEEERNMQSLVNLPIWVSPQELMKSLCEE
- the LOC124915038 gene encoding uncharacterized protein LOC124915038; this translates as MAMALNNHSFHKILCKKKDKDKGQNYPYKVIEVTPPPKNLGIRCFPPNLQCGESVTIEGQTYTISAVTHRYQLRRGKYEPSEKRLDVLSTGRYILNLYLQNLLDQS
- the LOC124916582 gene encoding E3 ubiquitin-protein ligase RGLG2-like isoform X1; translated protein: MGQKNSTEGTWRPSSPPSWPTSSSLNQYEYPQSSNTQEDIPQTAYPQNQYYPPPQRTQRNLDRRYSRIADNYSSLEEVTQALARAGLESSNLIVGIDFTKSNEWTGARSFNRKSLHHIGDGLNPYEQAISIIGRTLAAFDEDNMIPCFGFGDVTTHDQDVFSFHPDKRFCHGFEDVLTRYREIVPYLRLAGPTSFAPVIEMAMTIVEHSGGQYHVLLIIADGQVTRSVDTEIGQLSPQEKRTVEAIVEASKVPLSIVLVGVGDGPWDMMKEFDDNIPARAFDNFQFVNFTEIMLKNVNQSRKETEFALSALMETPSQYKATIELGILGGRRGNVPERVPLPPPVIRAASFNSSQPSYSASFQQKVPSYSDYSNNNVDSSARDSTYDNQICPICLTNPKDMAFGCGHQTCCECGLDLQLCPICRSPIQTRIKLY
- the LOC124916582 gene encoding E3 ubiquitin-protein ligase RGLG2-like isoform X2; its protein translation is MVTQALARAGLESSNLIVGIDFTKSNEWTGARSFNRKSLHHIGDGLNPYEQAISIIGRTLAAFDEDNMIPCFGFGDVTTHDQDVFSFHPDKRFCHGFEDVLTRYREIVPYLRLAGPTSFAPVIEMAMTIVEHSGGQYHVLLIIADGQVTRSVDTEIGQLSPQEKRTVEAIVEASKVPLSIVLVGVGDGPWDMMKEFDDNIPARAFDNFQFVNFTEIMLKNVNQSRKETEFALSALMETPSQYKATIELGILGGRRGNVPERVPLPPPVIRAASFNSSQPSYSASFQQKVPSYSDYSNNNVDSSARDSTYDNQICPICLTNPKDMAFGCGHQTCCECGLDLQLCPICRSPIQTRIKLY